A genomic window from Glycine soja cultivar W05 chromosome 10, ASM419377v2, whole genome shotgun sequence includes:
- the LOC114371577 gene encoding uncharacterized protein LOC114371577, whose protein sequence is MVTPNNVTLWGLVPYFSFLFVQLDCRGVRVIASSANVSSIYTAGVDGMVCVIDFMTGNLLEKFKASTKPVSCMSVSPDGNTLATAAAQLKIFNCSNHKKIQKFSGHPGSVRCMLFTEEGKYVLSSAIGERYVAVWRIEGAKKQSASCVLAMEHPAVFLDSRCIDSGEHDEVGICVLAISEIAICYLWFGNSIEELHNTKPTKISLSLEDMPSRNYKGALPAIYAAKLQGIQKPASGQVFLVYGLLVKPSFRKILVHSGADIKLNVSHDGVLLPMSQSLVKYKKGTNAQTATALDRANAEDALLPIPKVFYSHEKEKAFQNSLGKDVIDDFHRSSKDDSVEIEGIDMIFS, encoded by the exons ATGGTGACTCCAAACAATGTTACTTTGTGGGGTTTAGTTCCATATTTCTCTTTCTTGTTTGTTCAACTTGACTGCAGAGGTGTGAGAGTCATTGCATCTTCAGCAAATGTGTCAAGCATTTATACTGCTGGTGTAGATGGGATGGTATGTGTGATAGATTTCATGACAGGAAACCTGTTGGAGAAATTTAAAGCTTCTACAAAGCCAGTATCCTGCATGTCTGTTTCTCCAG ATGGGAACACATTAGCTACTGCAGCAGCACAATTGAAGATTTTTAACTGTTCTAATCACAAAAAGATTCAAAAGTTCTCTGGTCATCCT GGATCTGTTCGATGCATGCTTTTCACTGAAGAGGGGAAGTATGTCCTCTCGTCTGCTATTGGAGAAAGATATGTTGCTGTTTGGAGGATAGAAGGTGCTAAAAAGCAGTCAGCTAGTTGTGTTCTTGCGATGGAGCACCCTGCTGTCTTTCTTGATAGCAGGTGCATTGATAGTGGGGAACATGATGAGGTTGGCATATGTGTTTTGGCAATCTCAGAAATTGCCATTTGTTATTTATGGTTTGGTAATAGTATCGAAGAACTGCATAATACAAAACCCACAAAAATATCCTTATCTTTAGAAGACATGCCCTCAAGAAATTACAAGGGAGCTCTGCCAGCAATATATGCTGCAAAATTACAAGGCATCCAGAAGCCAGCCTCTGGGCAAGTTTTTCTTGTTTATGGGTTGCTTGTAAAACCATCATTTAGAAAAATTCTAGTGCATTCTGGTGCGGACATAAAATTGAATGTCTCTCATGATGGTGTTCTTCTtccaatgagtcaatctcttgtcAAAtataagaaggggacaaatgcTCAAACAG CTACTGCACTAGACCGAGCTAATGCTGAGGATGCCTTGCTTCCAATTCCTAAGGTTTTTTATTCTCATGAGAAAGAGAAAGCATTTCAAAACTCTCTGGGCAAGGATGTAATTGATGATTTCCATAGAAGTAGTAAAGATGATTCTGTTGAGATAGAAGGTATCGATATGATTTTTTCTTGA
- the LOC114371576 gene encoding uncharacterized protein LOC114371576 codes for MVEHLKVGSKASRQEASLFCVANGFPVGTLSLCKLQLLVGWGMASTDVRGILTAFNPSLDFFAITTGDGRVKIWDTLKGQVHTEFADITSTHSTATTLHHKSSINGHLALDYTCIKWFSFEEKALMLCGF; via the exons ATGGTGGAACACTTGAAAGTTGGAAGCAAGGCGAGCCGACAGGAAGCTAGCTTGTTTTGTGTTGCGAACGGGTTCCCAGTCGGAACCCTCTCTCTTTGCAAGCTTCAGCTGTTGGTTGGTTGGGGTATGGCTTCAACGGACGTCAGAGGCATTTTGACAGCTTTCAATCCTTCTCTCGACTTCTTCGCTATCACCACCGGAGACGGTCGCGTCAAG ATATGGGACACACTGAAGGGTCAGGTCCACACCGAGTTCGCTGATATCACCTCAACTCATTCAACTGCTACTACCTTACATCATAAATCATCCATTAACGGCCATCTTGCGCTAGATTATACTTGCATCAAGTGGTTCTCCTTCGAAGAAAAG GCCCTAATGCTCTGTGGATTTTAA